ACCATAGCCGTTTGTGGTTTCTGGACGGGTTTCGCTTTTACCGGATTGAGCATGAAATTGACACCTAGAGCGAACAGGGTAATACCTAGAATTTTACGAATCATTCGTTCAGGTAAATGTGAGCTGATCAGTGTGCCGATCACAATGGCAGGAATCGAGCCAGCCAACAACCAGCCGAGCAGATGGAAATCGACATTCCCCGAGCTCATGTGTCCCAAACCTGCAACCAGTGTTAGCAAGACAGCATGAACCACGTCAGAACCAATGATGCGGATCATCGGCAGATTCGGGAACATCAGGATCAGCGCCATGATACCAAAAGCACCGGCACCGACTGAAGACAGGGTGACGAATACGCCCAGAACCACACCCATGATCAGGATATAAAAGCGTTTGGCCTTGATGGCTTCAGGTTGCAGTTCTGTCGTGGTTGACACATCCAGTTTGCGAAAACGGTTAAAGAATCGTTCAATTTGGCTGCGGAAGATAATTGACACACCGGTAAGCGTCAGCATGAAACCCAGCACCATGGTTAACACCGCTTTATAGTGTGTGGACTGGCTGAGATAATTATCAAGTACCCAATGCGTAGCAAAAGAAGCGGGAATACTTCCCAGTGCTAGCCAGATGACAATCGGCCATACAATATTCAGTTTGCGGGCATGGACTACAGAGCCACAGAATTTAGAGATCGAGGCATACAATAAATCTGTACCAATCGCGATGTGTGGTTCGATCTTAAACAGGCTAATCAAGATGGGTGTCATGAGCGAACCACCACCAACCCCGGTAATCCCTACACAAAAACCAACCAATACGCCTGCTAAGATAAATTCGATAGGACCAAACATGAAACAATGCCAAATATCAGGAAACGAGCATATCTTATGACTTTTATAACTTAGTGGTTGTGATGATTATTGCATTGCTTATCTCAAAAACTGATTTAGACGCGTAAATTCACAGGTGAAAAGTGGAACTTAGTACATAAGTAGAAAGAATTGGATGGCTTTAGAATAAAAACCGTATGAGCGCAGATTTACAGAGTCATTGTGCTAAAATTGAAAAAATCACCAATGAGGAAAAAATTTTGCAAAATCGAAAACTTAAAATTGGCATAGTGGTCGGAGAAGTTTCTGGAGATACTTTGGGCGCACAACTGATTCGTCGTTTTCGTGAGCAGGGCATTGATGCTGAATTTGGGGGGATTGGTGGCCCACAAATGATCGCAGAAGGATTTGACAGTTATTATCCCATGGATGTTTTATCGGTCATGGGGATTGTTGAAGTGCTTAAAGATCTGAAAAAATTATTTGCAGTACGAGATGGCTTGGTACAGCGTTGGTCTGAACAGCCAGTGGATGTATTTATTGGGATTGACGCGCCCGATTTTAATTTACGTTTATCTAACAGCCTGAAGCAAAAACAGTTACCGATCAAAACCGTACAATATGTCAGTCCTTCGGTTTGGGCATGGCGGCAGGGTCGTGTGCATGGCATTAAACAAAGTGTAGACTTAGTGCTTTGCTTGTTACCCTTTGAAAAAGCATTTTATGAGCGCTATCAGGTCGCAGCCGCTTTTGTTGGTCATCCTTTGGCTAACCAGTTGCCTCTAGATAACCCGATGCAACAGGCACGGCAGCAATTAAATCTTGATCCGCAAAAACAGTATATTGCTTTACT
This portion of the Acinetobacter sp. GSS19 genome encodes:
- a CDS encoding sulfite exporter TauE/SafE family protein, which codes for MFGPIEFILAGVLVGFCVGITGVGGGSLMTPILISLFKIEPHIAIGTDLLYASISKFCGSVVHARKLNIVWPIVIWLALGSIPASFATHWVLDNYLSQSTHYKAVLTMVLGFMLTLTGVSIIFRSQIERFFNRFRKLDVSTTTELQPEAIKAKRFYILIMGVVLGVFVTLSSVGAGAFGIMALILMFPNLPMIRIIGSDVVHAVLLTLVAGLGHMSSGNVDFHLLGWLLAGSIPAIVIGTLISSHLPERMIRKILGITLFALGVNFMLNPVKAKPVQKPQTAMVVTVEKSSIV
- the lpxB gene encoding lipid-A-disaccharide synthase — protein: MQNRKLKIGIVVGEVSGDTLGAQLIRRFREQGIDAEFGGIGGPQMIAEGFDSYYPMDVLSVMGIVEVLKDLKKLFAVRDGLVQRWSEQPVDVFIGIDAPDFNLRLSNSLKQKQLPIKTVQYVSPSVWAWRQGRVHGIKQSVDLVLCLLPFEKAFYERYQVAAAFVGHPLANQLPLDNPMQQARQQLNLDPQKQYIALLPGSRRGEVERLAPLVFSAAQQLHTKYPQIEFLVPAINEARKQQITQILMNYPADFTHQVKVMDNTGTESKIGRLVMGASNIIALASGTATLEAMLLHRPMVTFYKLNWLTYRIARFLVKIPYYSLPNIIAGKKVIEELIQQDATPERLAAELERLMDIEIAQIQVMQHISMHKRLLSDNTEDPVQAITQLLV